A stretch of Myxococcus hansupus DNA encodes these proteins:
- a CDS encoding alpha/beta fold hydrolase has protein sequence MIQATGTHVFTTPLPLEEGELLGNPQVAWAAYGEPSDGKAVVLLHDLANSHLALGPVEDSAYQPSGWGRALVGTGLALDPAVTPVISPGLLGSPFGSTSPATMNPVTGARWGLELPPLTVQDMARGVSASLRALGLSHVRAVVGVGLGGHVALRLAALFPDLAEGVVAIGSARALTEGVREKLGLSWQVLRADPDYRDGLYAPDAPPRKTMRKLRLDFQKLLCGREFLSAMFPDADTARAAQEADADAFANAFDAVSWASLCSAYAGSDVSDGFSQIRARVLLVAGASDAMAPVNRVRDTYHLLSAAGVSARFLELPGPGDHASLLLDSERLHGPLSDFLRRC, from the coding sequence GTGATCCAGGCCACCGGCACCCACGTGTTCACCACGCCTCTTCCCTTGGAGGAAGGAGAGCTGCTGGGCAATCCCCAGGTGGCTTGGGCCGCTTACGGAGAACCATCAGACGGCAAAGCGGTGGTGCTGCTGCACGACCTCGCGAACTCGCACCTCGCGTTGGGGCCGGTGGAGGACTCGGCGTACCAGCCTTCGGGATGGGGCCGGGCCCTGGTGGGGACGGGCCTCGCGTTGGACCCCGCCGTCACGCCCGTCATCTCACCGGGGCTGCTCGGCAGTCCCTTCGGCAGCACGTCGCCCGCGACGATGAACCCCGTCACGGGCGCACGCTGGGGGCTCGAGCTGCCGCCGCTCACCGTGCAGGACATGGCGCGCGGGGTGTCCGCGTCCCTGCGTGCGCTGGGACTGAGCCACGTGCGCGCGGTGGTGGGCGTGGGGCTGGGCGGCCATGTGGCCTTGCGGCTGGCCGCCTTGTTCCCGGACCTGGCTGAAGGCGTCGTGGCGATTGGCTCCGCGCGGGCGCTCACCGAAGGCGTGCGCGAGAAGCTGGGCCTGTCATGGCAGGTGCTGCGCGCGGACCCGGACTATCGAGACGGGCTCTATGCGCCGGACGCACCGCCGCGAAAGACGATGCGCAAGCTGCGCCTGGACTTCCAGAAGCTGCTGTGCGGACGCGAGTTCCTGAGCGCCATGTTCCCCGACGCGGACACCGCGCGCGCGGCGCAAGAGGCGGACGCGGACGCCTTCGCCAATGCGTTCGACGCGGTGTCCTGGGCCTCGCTGTGCTCGGCCTACGCGGGCAGCGACGTGTCGGACGGCTTCTCGCAGATTCGCGCGCGGGTGTTGCTGGTGGCCGGCGCGTCGGACGCCATGGCCCCGGTGAACCGGGTGCGGGACACCTACCACCTGCTGAGCGCCGCGGGCGTGAGCGCCCGCTTCCTGGAGCTGCCGGGCCCGGGGGACCATGCCTCGCTGCTCCTGGATTCGGAGCGGCTGCATGGCCCGCTGAGCGACTTCCTGCGGCGGTGCTGA
- a CDS encoding PQQ-binding-like beta-propeller repeat protein, whose product MTRIRIGQRWKREPAASPLDSIALELDGVDLLSGAVEESLAEVVPSLVRSVAALYGGRHRLAQVSLPEAHLELVLRRVGPEVELLVANLARPARLMRPPVRVELEELAEAAREAGERFLADVTRTGPKTLSASLAQALKEPLKGLRRPARPPDEAPARPATRRHEPTELPGFGFELRDAGVPTGRGAARATAGLLAPLLAAGEVWLSLPGKSEAWKISGPPFLTVLELSRLAVELSRAVELGEPRFELAPAGVKTALLVDLKSGQAKVGRTGTAFPLAGNVLAAALFHLGESLAAAFAEADRALVSNTYRVELAERCREGLSHLRGPVQPPEAQRAARDKKPRPGQGASRPLKVPGRLRRLRFAKLWEQRGLPDAEESRLLLGRHGPVYCAPQLASAFSRKDGTLLWKRAAALGVAASADGHAVAADIARVYGFTGRGGGARWLHDHDGIPLGPLLLRKDGLLLTLSEDRTVVAFAEATGREIWRLAPPRTQRSWLATQGHRALVGTDSGYLYGLDLEDGQVRYRMRAPMPFHGAPVAWGRRFLAMLGRGSHWALLLADAHTGESIWTCEPDLSHLSAPLPVGSRVFIAGERDREGMLLCLDGKGRRLWERPLNLGPGPYALAPLPRAVVVTSASGAATRVAASGTVDWRVGVSGEPLISALPAHTARDVTLIPGEKVRAVDPRGGQVLAEVQAGVGLVALQADVRLNLYFLDDAGTLSAYRLGSHFAVVD is encoded by the coding sequence ATGACCCGCATACGCATCGGACAGCGCTGGAAACGCGAACCCGCGGCTTCCCCGCTCGATTCCATCGCACTGGAATTGGACGGGGTGGACCTTCTGTCCGGGGCCGTGGAGGAGTCTCTAGCAGAAGTGGTGCCCTCCCTGGTGCGCTCAGTTGCGGCGCTATACGGGGGGCGACACCGATTGGCCCAGGTCTCCCTGCCTGAAGCCCACCTGGAGCTGGTGCTCCGGCGTGTGGGTCCAGAGGTGGAGCTGCTGGTGGCCAACCTCGCGCGCCCGGCCCGGCTGATGCGGCCGCCCGTGCGGGTGGAGCTGGAGGAACTGGCGGAGGCGGCCCGGGAGGCCGGGGAGCGCTTCCTCGCGGATGTCACGCGGACAGGCCCCAAGACGCTTTCCGCCTCCCTCGCCCAGGCCCTCAAGGAGCCGCTCAAGGGTCTGCGGCGCCCCGCCCGCCCGCCGGACGAAGCCCCCGCCCGCCCCGCCACACGCCGCCACGAGCCCACCGAACTCCCTGGCTTCGGCTTCGAGCTCCGTGACGCCGGAGTCCCCACGGGCCGAGGCGCCGCCAGGGCCACGGCGGGACTGCTCGCCCCGCTGCTGGCGGCGGGTGAGGTGTGGCTGTCGCTGCCCGGCAAGTCCGAGGCCTGGAAGATATCCGGCCCGCCCTTCCTCACCGTGCTGGAGCTGTCCCGGCTGGCGGTGGAGCTGTCGCGCGCGGTGGAGCTGGGAGAGCCCCGCTTCGAGCTGGCCCCCGCCGGCGTGAAAACGGCGCTGCTGGTCGACTTGAAGTCGGGACAGGCGAAGGTCGGCCGCACCGGGACGGCGTTCCCCCTGGCCGGCAACGTGCTCGCCGCCGCCCTCTTCCATCTGGGTGAATCCCTGGCCGCGGCCTTCGCGGAGGCGGACCGGGCCCTGGTGAGCAACACCTACCGCGTGGAGCTGGCGGAGCGCTGCCGCGAGGGCCTCTCCCACCTGCGCGGCCCCGTCCAACCGCCCGAGGCCCAGCGCGCGGCCCGGGACAAGAAGCCCCGCCCCGGCCAGGGCGCATCGCGGCCGCTGAAGGTGCCCGGGCGCCTGCGCCGGCTGCGCTTCGCGAAGCTGTGGGAGCAGCGCGGCCTGCCGGATGCGGAGGAGTCGCGCCTGCTGCTCGGCCGGCACGGTCCGGTGTACTGCGCGCCGCAGCTCGCGTCGGCCTTCTCCCGCAAGGACGGGACGCTGCTGTGGAAACGCGCCGCGGCGCTGGGCGTGGCGGCCTCGGCGGACGGCCACGCCGTGGCGGCGGACATCGCGCGCGTCTACGGCTTCACGGGCCGGGGCGGCGGCGCGCGCTGGCTGCACGACCATGACGGCATCCCCCTGGGGCCGCTGCTACTGCGCAAGGACGGGCTGCTGCTCACCCTCTCCGAGGACCGCACGGTGGTCGCCTTCGCGGAGGCCACCGGGCGCGAAATCTGGCGACTGGCCCCACCCCGGACGCAGCGAAGCTGGCTGGCCACGCAGGGACACCGGGCGCTGGTGGGAACGGACTCGGGCTATCTCTACGGACTCGACCTGGAGGACGGACAGGTCCGCTACCGCATGCGGGCGCCCATGCCGTTCCACGGCGCTCCGGTGGCCTGGGGCCGCCGCTTCCTGGCCATGCTCGGGCGCGGCTCGCACTGGGCGCTGCTGCTCGCGGACGCGCACACCGGCGAATCCATCTGGACGTGCGAGCCGGACCTGTCACACCTGTCCGCGCCACTTCCGGTGGGCTCGCGGGTGTTCATCGCGGGCGAGCGCGACCGGGAGGGCATGCTGCTGTGCCTCGACGGCAAGGGCCGGCGCCTGTGGGAGCGGCCGCTGAACCTGGGCCCGGGCCCGTATGCCCTGGCCCCCCTGCCGCGCGCGGTGGTGGTGACCAGCGCCTCGGGCGCGGCCACGCGGGTGGCGGCCTCCGGAACGGTGGACTGGCGCGTGGGCGTCTCGGGCGAGCCGCTCATCAGCGCGTTGCCCGCGCACACCGCGCGGGACGTCACGCTGATTCCCGGCGAGAAGGTGCGGGCCGTGGACCCCCGCGGCGGTCAGGTGCTCGCGGAGGTCCAGGCCGGGGTGGGGCTCGTCGCGCTCCAGGCGGACGTGCGCCTCAACCTCTACTTCCTGGATGATGCCGGCACGCTGTCCGCGTACCGGCTCGGCTCTCACTTCGCCGTGGTGGATTGA
- a CDS encoding HTH domain-containing protein — protein MTFYEAALRILESEGRPLHFLEITEKSIEQSLLSHVGKTPEVTMLSRLAAMARRTRDRKVLVTAKDTFALVDWAIPEDVEALAQTGVVEPHPEEELPPLRPVERHPEPRTDNVRVAGRGSDRKRRRDEDEERGGRRKRFPPLPEVVFEILSDAEVALRTEQIIERARAKELCSEETSVEAVLTALLEDNQRRIDAGRRPQYAFSKDSGEVSLERAGAPSEAPPLELQAAFAQALGIPLEGGRPLLGKPSAAAGEPQADAALVSTLRAALKDARRSVARGLRKRLGELDVGTFEKSVVKMMHGLGFRELKVAKRSKEGPLLTARKREGSVELRYAVRMLKGTPGIDRKSVQELRRDLGHYSAQVGLLVSAGDVRGDARTEAQASGSLVMLWCGDALGEKFLEAKTAVAVTQVELFEVDEKFFDAAKLDAEEAQKRREERQREKQAREGEETTEAAAPERETERERPREKRRRERERREAREAGEASSGDGEVVAPAAAAEEARDAAPAPAAPVSQGREDDEEGDDEEGDDEDLEAASAFVGGARPDGAAGEAGAEGAQGDRKRRRRRRRGRRGRGNRAGEAGAAGAPGEGEAGAAAAGEAVAGAGAGEAGAGAGAAAGEAAAPGGAVVGESGVAAAPGESEAVAGAAASGAHGAGDAAASGGPAAGETAVSGALAAGETAASGASAAGETASGASKGGVAASGASAAGETASGSSGVGETTAGVPGVGSAAASGSSGVGETTSGAPGAGEAAAVAGAAADAAVAGALLAESGVVAVAPGEGSVSGAGGSPVKSADAAADGTPDVSVSGASANGAAPQATATPTVSTSAQGSAPTDTVAAIAAEADAAASEPSPEALARPDGAADTSEPASPPSEGEASEDTSKAPSGPSGERES, from the coding sequence ATGACATTTTACGAGGCCGCGCTCCGCATCCTGGAGAGCGAAGGTCGTCCCCTCCACTTCCTTGAAATTACCGAGAAGTCCATCGAGCAGAGCCTGCTTTCCCACGTGGGCAAGACGCCTGAGGTGACGATGCTGTCGCGCCTCGCAGCCATGGCGCGCCGCACGCGGGACCGCAAGGTGCTCGTTACCGCGAAGGATACCTTCGCGCTGGTCGACTGGGCGATTCCCGAGGACGTCGAGGCACTGGCTCAAACTGGCGTGGTGGAGCCGCATCCGGAAGAGGAGCTGCCGCCGCTGCGCCCGGTGGAGCGTCACCCCGAGCCTCGCACGGACAACGTCCGTGTCGCGGGCCGTGGCAGCGACCGCAAGCGCCGCCGGGACGAGGACGAGGAGCGCGGTGGACGCCGCAAGCGCTTCCCGCCGCTGCCCGAGGTGGTGTTCGAGATTCTCAGCGACGCGGAGGTCGCGCTTCGCACCGAGCAGATCATCGAGCGTGCCCGGGCCAAGGAGCTGTGCTCCGAGGAGACCTCGGTGGAGGCGGTGCTCACCGCGCTGCTGGAGGACAACCAGCGCCGCATCGACGCCGGCCGCCGCCCGCAGTACGCCTTCAGCAAGGACTCCGGCGAGGTGTCGCTGGAGCGCGCCGGTGCCCCGAGCGAGGCCCCGCCGCTGGAGCTCCAGGCCGCGTTCGCGCAGGCGCTGGGCATCCCGCTGGAGGGAGGGCGCCCGCTGCTGGGCAAGCCGTCCGCCGCCGCGGGCGAGCCCCAGGCGGATGCCGCGCTGGTGTCCACGCTGCGCGCCGCGCTCAAGGATGCGCGCCGCTCCGTGGCGCGTGGGCTGCGCAAGCGCCTGGGCGAGCTGGACGTCGGCACGTTCGAGAAGTCCGTCGTGAAGATGATGCACGGCCTGGGCTTCCGCGAGCTGAAGGTGGCGAAGCGGTCCAAGGAAGGCCCTTTGCTCACGGCGCGCAAGCGCGAGGGCAGCGTGGAGCTGCGTTACGCGGTGCGCATGCTGAAGGGCACGCCGGGCATCGACCGCAAGTCGGTGCAGGAGCTGCGGCGCGACCTGGGCCACTACTCGGCGCAGGTGGGCTTGCTGGTGAGCGCGGGTGACGTGCGCGGTGATGCGCGCACCGAGGCGCAGGCCAGCGGCTCGTTGGTGATGCTCTGGTGCGGTGACGCGCTGGGCGAGAAGTTCCTGGAGGCGAAGACGGCCGTCGCCGTCACCCAGGTCGAGCTGTTCGAGGTCGACGAGAAGTTCTTCGATGCCGCGAAGCTGGATGCCGAGGAGGCCCAGAAGCGCCGCGAGGAGCGTCAGCGCGAGAAGCAGGCTCGGGAGGGCGAGGAGACCACGGAGGCCGCGGCTCCGGAGCGCGAGACCGAGCGTGAGCGTCCGAGGGAGAAGCGTCGCCGCGAGCGTGAGCGGCGGGAGGCCCGTGAAGCTGGCGAGGCGTCCTCGGGTGATGGGGAGGTGGTTGCCCCGGCAGCCGCCGCGGAGGAGGCGCGTGACGCGGCCCCCGCGCCGGCAGCGCCTGTCTCGCAGGGCCGTGAGGACGACGAGGAGGGCGACGACGAGGAAGGCGATGATGAGGACCTCGAGGCCGCCAGCGCCTTTGTCGGCGGTGCGCGTCCTGACGGGGCCGCGGGTGAGGCCGGAGCCGAAGGGGCTCAGGGCGACCGCAAGCGCCGCCGTCGTCGTCGTCGGGGTCGTCGCGGCCGTGGCAACCGCGCGGGTGAGGCCGGCGCCGCCGGTGCTCCGGGCGAGGGTGAAGCCGGTGCCGCTGCTGCGGGTGAAGCCGTGGCCGGGGCTGGTGCGGGTGAAGCTGGTGCCGGTGCTGGGGCTGCCGCGGGTGAAGCCGCTGCTCCGGGTGGAGCCGTAGTCGGTGAGTCCGGCGTCGCGGCGGCTCCGGGCGAGAGTGAAGCCGTGGCCGGTGCCGCTGCTTCGGGTGCGCATGGGGCGGGCGATGCCGCTGCTTCAGGCGGGCCTGCGGCGGGCGAGACTGCTGTTTCGGGTGCGCTTGCGGCCGGCGAGACTGCTGCTTCCGGTGCCTCTGCGGCCGGCGAGACGGCTTCAGGTGCGTCTAAGGGCGGCGTTGCTGCTTCCGGTGCGTCTGCGGCCGGCGAGACGGCTTCGGGTTCTTCTGGGGTCGGCGAGACCACTGCTGGTGTTCCTGGGGTCGGCTCCGCCGCTGCTTCAGGTTCCTCTGGGGTCGGCGAGACCACTTCAGGTGCGCCTGGGGCCGGTGAGGCTGCCGCCGTCGCCGGGGCTGCCGCCGACGCCGCTGTTGCTGGGGCCCTCCTGGCCGAGTCCGGCGTCGTCGCCGTGGCTCCGGGAGAGGGCTCCGTGAGCGGAGCCGGCGGGTCGCCGGTGAAGAGTGCCGACGCTGCCGCTGATGGCACGCCCGACGTCAGCGTGTCGGGGGCGTCCGCCAACGGCGCGGCGCCTCAGGCCACCGCGACGCCCACTGTGTCCACGAGCGCGCAGGGCTCGGCGCCGACGGACACCGTGGCCGCCATCGCCGCCGAGGCGGACGCGGCTGCCTCGGAACCCAGCCCGGAGGCGCTCGCGCGTCCCGACGGCGCTGCGGATACGTCCGAGCCTGCCTCCCCGCCCAGCGAGGGGGAAGCATCCGAGGACACGTCCAAGGCTCCCAGTGGGCCCTCTGGTGAGCGCGAAAGCTGA
- a CDS encoding HEAT repeat domain-containing protein: MKPVLLLASCVVLLGACRWQAPRYPVEPVELSGATLKDNALLGLAPEGVATLFSAALKDSGRFEQKGEDAPREERPWRLTLEVPFTREVLKDGDPRSFAEVGANLVLERFGGRLPQRYELVGLGEAPVEEDSPGGRQKAMREALANVLHQVTESAVMQLTALDRTDDELVQDLKASDARVREFGLRTLAERQHPSAAPLLIERLKEATDAETVRKTMGSLVEMKARVAVPVLIDLARGRDLSFVQEIVFAVGEIGGPEAEAYLYTMAQGHDAPAVQAAAQQALDTLYASRKQHSPLEARGPGRAD; encoded by the coding sequence ATGAAGCCGGTCCTGTTGCTCGCCTCCTGCGTTGTCCTGCTCGGTGCCTGCCGCTGGCAAGCACCGCGCTACCCGGTGGAGCCGGTGGAGTTGTCCGGTGCCACCCTGAAGGACAATGCCCTCCTGGGACTGGCTCCCGAGGGCGTGGCCACGCTCTTCTCCGCGGCGCTCAAGGATTCGGGCCGTTTCGAGCAGAAGGGCGAGGACGCACCTCGTGAGGAGCGGCCCTGGCGGTTGACGCTGGAAGTGCCCTTCACCCGAGAGGTGCTGAAGGACGGCGACCCTCGCAGCTTCGCGGAGGTGGGCGCCAACCTCGTCCTCGAACGCTTTGGTGGGCGGCTGCCCCAGCGCTATGAGCTGGTGGGGCTGGGTGAAGCGCCCGTCGAGGAGGATTCGCCGGGCGGGCGGCAGAAGGCCATGCGCGAGGCGCTGGCCAACGTCCTGCACCAGGTGACGGAGTCCGCCGTCATGCAGCTCACCGCGCTGGACCGCACCGACGACGAGCTGGTGCAGGACCTCAAGGCCTCGGACGCGCGCGTCCGGGAGTTCGGCCTGCGCACGTTGGCGGAGCGGCAGCACCCGTCCGCCGCGCCGCTGCTCATCGAGCGTCTCAAGGAAGCGACCGACGCGGAGACGGTGCGCAAGACGATGGGCTCGCTGGTGGAGATGAAGGCGCGGGTCGCGGTGCCGGTGCTCATCGACCTGGCGCGGGGCCGGGACTTGAGCTTCGTGCAGGAGATTGTCTTCGCGGTGGGCGAAATCGGAGGGCCGGAGGCGGAGGCCTATCTGTACACGATGGCCCAGGGGCATGATGCGCCCGCGGTCCAGGCCGCCGCGCAGCAGGCGCTGGACACGCTCTACGCATCACGCAAGCAGCACTCACCCCTGGAGGCGCGTGGCCCGGGCCGCGCGGACTGA
- a CDS encoding biotin--[acetyl-CoA-carboxylase] ligase, with protein sequence MPAHSNEQTQEELILSFLSERGSDDYTSGEALSNKLGLSRTAVWKHVESLRAKGYRIEAVPARGYRLVSVPDRLTALEVGPLLDTHDLGRTIHHHESLPSTNEKAFRLAQDGAEHGVVVVAEQQTSGKGRRGRVWVSPSGLNLYFSAILRPELPPQRAPELTLVAAVALAEALRDAGADAAIKWPNDVHIDGRKVAGILTELSAEPERVHFVIVGVGVNLNSQVEHFPEELRDTATSLSLALGRQVQRAPFAAALWTRLEEWLDLYLETGFDAVRARWKAMSSTLGQDVLVRTDRQELRGRAEDIDPSGALLVRTAEGSLERVLAGDVEQLRPRR encoded by the coding sequence GTGCCCGCCCATTCGAATGAGCAGACCCAGGAAGAGCTCATCCTGAGCTTCCTCTCCGAAAGAGGGAGCGACGACTACACGTCTGGCGAGGCGCTCTCCAACAAGCTGGGCCTGTCCCGCACGGCGGTGTGGAAGCACGTGGAGTCCCTTCGCGCCAAGGGCTACCGCATCGAGGCGGTGCCCGCGCGGGGCTACCGGTTGGTGTCGGTGCCGGACCGGCTGACCGCGCTGGAGGTGGGGCCGCTGCTGGACACCCATGACTTGGGCCGCACCATTCACCACCACGAATCGCTGCCTTCCACCAACGAGAAGGCCTTCCGCCTGGCCCAGGACGGCGCCGAGCACGGCGTGGTGGTGGTCGCCGAGCAGCAGACCTCGGGGAAGGGCCGCCGGGGGCGTGTCTGGGTCTCCCCGTCGGGCCTCAACCTCTACTTCTCCGCCATCCTCCGCCCGGAGCTGCCGCCCCAGCGTGCGCCGGAGCTGACGCTGGTGGCCGCCGTGGCGTTGGCGGAGGCGCTGCGGGACGCCGGCGCCGACGCCGCCATCAAGTGGCCCAACGACGTCCACATCGACGGGCGCAAGGTGGCGGGCATCCTCACCGAGCTGTCCGCGGAACCCGAGCGCGTCCACTTCGTCATCGTGGGCGTGGGGGTCAATCTCAACTCCCAGGTCGAGCACTTCCCGGAGGAGCTGCGCGACACCGCCACGTCCCTGTCATTGGCCCTGGGCCGGCAGGTGCAGCGGGCCCCGTTCGCCGCCGCGCTCTGGACGCGGCTGGAGGAGTGGTTGGACCTCTACCTGGAGACCGGCTTCGACGCGGTGCGTGCGCGGTGGAAGGCCATGTCCTCCACGCTGGGGCAGGATGTGCTGGTGCGCACGGACCGGCAGGAGCTGCGGGGCAGGGCGGAGGACATCGACCCTTCGGGGGCCCTGCTGGTGCGGACGGCGGAGGGCTCGCTCGAACGCGTCTTGGCGGGCGACGTGGAGCAGCTCCGGCCACGGCGGTAG